The DNA region TAATCAAAAAGCCTAGAGAAATCTAGGCTTTTTTTGTGTCATAAATCAGTCAAAAATGGTTGGTTATGCTATAATGAACGAGTTATTAGAAAAAGATGCGAGGTCGAAAAAATGGATGGCATTTTACCCCTATGGAAAGAACGTGGCATGACTAGTCATGATTGCGTTTTTAAATTAAGAAAAATATTAAAAACAAAAAAAGTGGGCCATGGTGGCACGCTTGATCCGGATGTCGATGGTGTTTTACCAATTTGTATTGGTAAAGGGACCAAAGTGATTGAGTACATTCAAGATAGTGGCAAAACCTACATTGGTGAGATTACTTTAGGATATAGCACAACGACTGAAGATGTTAGTGGTGAGACAGTAGAGGTTAAGGAAGTAACAGAAGTTCCTACTCTTGCTGAAATTGATCAAGTGATGAAATCAATGGAGGGAACCATTACCCAAATTCCGCCAATGTATTCAGCTGTTAAAGTGAATGGCAAACGTTTGTATGAATATGCTCGTGAAGGGCTTGAAGTTGAACGACCTGTACGAACAGCTGAAATTGAGTATTTTAAACGAACATCAGAACCAGTCTTTAATGAAGGTAATAAAACAGTCTCTTGGCGTTTTGAAGTGGGTTGTGGCAAAGGAACTTATGTCCGCACCTTAGCTGTTGATACGGGAGCTAAAATGGGTTACCCAGCACACATGTCTGATTTAACAAGAATTGGTAGTGGTGGCTTTGTAGCGGGAAACTGTTTAACCTTAGATCAAGTGGCTGCTAAAATGACAGCAGAAGAACTAGACTTCTTAGCGCCAATTGAACAAGTCATGACAATGTTCCAAAGAATTGATTTAACTGATAGCCAATATGCTATTGTGAAAAATGGTGGGTTCCTTGAATTAGCAGCATTTCCTGAGCTGATTCATGATCAGTTAGTATCAGTTTATTATAAGGAGTTATTAGTAAGTATTTATGGGCAACACCCACATAAAGAAGCCTTCTTAAAACCGATTAAAGTTTTACGAAATGGTCAATAAAAGGAGTAGTCAAATGGAAGTTATTGAATTACATCATCCATATAAACAAGATCAAATACCAACTGGAGAAGTTGTCTTAGTTTTAGGGTTCTTTGATGGTGTTCATCGTGGACACCAAGAAGTCATTAAACGCGGTCGTGAAGCAGCAGAGAAAAAAGGCTTAAAACTAGCTGTCATGACCTTTAATCAACATCCGTCAATTGTTTTCAAAAAAATTGACCCACAAACGATGACATATTTAACGACAGTGGAGCAAAAAAGTCAGCATATGGAGGACTTAGGTGTTGATATTTTATATGTTGTTGAATTTACGTCAGCCTTTGCTAGCTTATCACCTGATGAATTTGTTGATCAGTATATGCTGGGCTTACATGCCGATACGGTTGTAGCAGGATTCGATTATACCTATGGACCAAGAGATATTGCGACAATGACAAATCTACCCAAGTATACTAATGGTCGTTTAGAAATTATTTCTGTCCCTAAACAAACAGAAGCAGATACGAAGATCAGCTCTACGGCAATCAGAGATTTAATGGAAGCTGGAGAAATGGAG from Vagococcus coleopterorum includes:
- the truB gene encoding tRNA pseudouridine(55) synthase TruB, with amino-acid sequence MDGILPLWKERGMTSHDCVFKLRKILKTKKVGHGGTLDPDVDGVLPICIGKGTKVIEYIQDSGKTYIGEITLGYSTTTEDVSGETVEVKEVTEVPTLAEIDQVMKSMEGTITQIPPMYSAVKVNGKRLYEYAREGLEVERPVRTAEIEYFKRTSEPVFNEGNKTVSWRFEVGCGKGTYVRTLAVDTGAKMGYPAHMSDLTRIGSGGFVAGNCLTLDQVAAKMTAEELDFLAPIEQVMTMFQRIDLTDSQYAIVKNGGFLELAAFPELIHDQLVSVYYKELLVSIYGQHPHKEAFLKPIKVLRNGQ
- the ribF gene encoding riboflavin biosynthesis protein RibF, with translation MEVIELHHPYKQDQIPTGEVVLVLGFFDGVHRGHQEVIKRGREAAEKKGLKLAVMTFNQHPSIVFKKIDPQTMTYLTTVEQKSQHMEDLGVDILYVVEFTSAFASLSPDEFVDQYMLGLHADTVVAGFDYTYGPRDIATMTNLPKYTNGRLEIISVPKQTEADTKISSTAIRDLMEAGEMERVSEFLGYPYTMEGTVVHGDARGRTLGFPTANIKVPGMSRMPRTGVYAVKIQVAGKWYSGMAQIGRNITFEANRDVTVEVNILDFSQDIYGEQVAVEWHHYLRDEIKFDGIEGLVAQLKQDQVDTETYFSEREA